One window of the Candidatus Deferrimicrobium sp. genome contains the following:
- a CDS encoding uroporphyrinogen-III synthase: MTLSGKRILITRSVEQAGELAALVRRAGGIPVLFPTIRLTHPGNCGPLDREIGRLSSFDWILFASANAARFFCERAARLGVGSWPGTLQVASVGPGTTKELAARSVPVHRTAEKHTAEGLFETLHSAGIRGKRFLLPRAEEGREVLSDAIAREGGEVVSVVAYRNGLAEKDEAVAVEIVSRPPDVCTFASPSAFRNLFLLLGNGTAREMLSRTRIAVIGEVTARAVERRDFRVDIVPETYTLKGMMDAVQAFFAAHRSVGPG, encoded by the coding sequence ATGACGCTCTCCGGGAAGCGGATCCTCATCACGCGCAGCGTGGAGCAGGCCGGCGAGCTGGCCGCCCTGGTCCGACGCGCCGGCGGCATTCCGGTCCTCTTCCCCACGATCCGGCTGACCCATCCCGGGAATTGCGGTCCTCTCGACCGGGAGATCGGGCGCCTCTCCTCCTTCGACTGGATCCTCTTCGCGAGCGCCAACGCGGCCCGGTTCTTCTGCGAACGCGCGGCCCGGCTCGGTGTCGGCTCCTGGCCGGGGACCCTTCAAGTTGCCAGCGTCGGGCCGGGGACGACGAAGGAGCTCGCGGCGAGGTCCGTCCCGGTCCACCGGACGGCGGAAAAGCACACCGCCGAGGGGCTCTTCGAGACGCTCCATTCGGCGGGGATCCGGGGGAAGCGGTTTCTCCTCCCGCGCGCCGAGGAGGGAAGGGAAGTCCTATCCGACGCGATCGCGCGGGAAGGCGGAGAAGTGGTGAGCGTCGTCGCCTACCGGAACGGCCTCGCGGAGAAGGACGAGGCGGTGGCCGTCGAGATCGTGTCCCGCCCGCCCGATGTCTGCACCTTCGCGTCGCCCTCGGCGTTCCGGAACCTCTTCCTTCTCCTGGGAAACGGGACGGCGAGGGAAATGCTCTCCCGGACACGCATCGCGGTGATCGGCGAGGTGACCGCGCGGGCCGTGGAACGAAGGGATTTCCGGGTGGACATCGTGCCCGAAACGTATACGCTGAAAGGGATGATGGACGCCGTCCAGGCGTTCTTCGCCGCCCATCGATCGGTCGGCCCGGGATAA
- the hemB gene encoding porphobilinogen synthase, with the protein MQYPEYRPRRLRRNETLRRMVRETKLSVDDLIYPLFAAAGKGIREEVSSMPGVFQLSVENLAKEAREVNTLGIPAVLLFGLPAKKDPLGKDAYSDHGIIQTAVRAIKDAVPGLMVVTDVCFCEYTDHGHCGVLKGTEVDNDATLELLAKSAVSHAKAGADIVAPSDMMDGRVAAIRKALDRNGHSQIPIMSYAAKYAGGFYGPFRDAAGSAPSFGDRRSYQMDPPNAREALREVALDVREGADIVMVKPALAYLDIIYRVRQAFNLPVAAYNVSGEYAMVKAAAKLGWIDGDRVTMEILVSIKRAGADLIITYAAKEAARALAG; encoded by the coding sequence ATGCAATATCCGGAATATCGGCCCCGCCGCCTGCGGCGGAACGAAACCCTGCGCCGGATGGTCCGTGAGACGAAGCTCTCCGTGGACGACCTGATCTACCCGCTCTTCGCCGCCGCCGGGAAGGGGATCCGGGAGGAAGTCTCCTCGATGCCGGGGGTCTTCCAGCTTTCCGTCGAGAACCTCGCGAAGGAGGCGCGGGAAGTGAACACACTGGGCATCCCCGCGGTCCTGCTGTTCGGCCTCCCGGCGAAGAAGGACCCCCTCGGGAAGGACGCCTATTCGGATCACGGGATCATCCAGACCGCCGTGCGGGCGATCAAGGACGCGGTTCCCGGCCTCATGGTGGTCACCGACGTCTGCTTCTGCGAGTACACCGACCACGGCCACTGCGGGGTCCTGAAAGGGACCGAGGTCGACAACGACGCGACGCTCGAACTCCTCGCCAAGAGCGCCGTTTCCCACGCGAAGGCGGGGGCGGACATCGTCGCCCCCTCCGACATGATGGACGGACGCGTCGCCGCGATCCGGAAGGCGCTGGATCGCAACGGGCATTCGCAGATCCCCATCATGTCGTACGCGGCGAAGTACGCCGGCGGATTCTACGGCCCGTTCCGGGACGCCGCGGGGAGCGCACCGAGCTTCGGGGACCGTCGCTCCTACCAGATGGACCCGCCGAATGCCCGGGAAGCCCTGCGGGAAGTCGCTCTCGACGTGCGGGAGGGAGCCGACATCGTGATGGTCAAGCCCGCCCTGGCGTATCTCGACATCATCTACCGCGTCCGCCAGGCCTTCAACCTGCCGGTCGCGGCCTACAACGTGAGCGGTGAATACGCGATGGTGAAGGCGGCGGCGAAGCTCGGGTGGATCGACGGCGACCGCGTCACGATGGAGATCCTCGTTTCGATCAAGCGGGCCGGCGCCGACCTGATCATCACCTACGCCGCCAAGGAAGCGGCCCGCGCCCTCGCGGGCTGA
- a CDS encoding RDD family protein — protein MSLPWEEQREFFRDARRARYLARMVGKAADLIAAMSLWHIPGAAGVLASLFYILMCDGFPGGRSLGKVLTGLKVVRIDRDGMDFTASLMRNLSVAAPFLLYLLPVIGPFLAYTVGIAILLIETYLGFYDPDGQRAGDTFAETLVVEYRQGSDGVPLSDRRA, from the coding sequence GTGTCGCTTCCCTGGGAAGAGCAGCGGGAGTTCTTCCGGGATGCCCGGCGGGCGCGTTACCTGGCGCGGATGGTCGGGAAGGCGGCCGACCTGATCGCCGCGATGTCGCTCTGGCACATCCCCGGCGCCGCGGGGGTGCTCGCCTCCCTCTTCTACATCCTGATGTGCGACGGCTTCCCGGGCGGGCGAAGCCTGGGGAAGGTGCTCACCGGCCTCAAGGTGGTGCGGATCGACCGTGACGGGATGGATTTTACCGCATCGTTGATGCGCAATCTTTCCGTCGCCGCGCCCTTCCTCCTCTACCTCCTCCCGGTGATCGGCCCGTTCCTCGCCTACACCGTAGGGATCGCGATCCTGCTGATCGAGACGTACCTCGGTTTCTACGACCCCGACGGGCAACGGGCGGGGGACACCTTCGCCGAGACGCTCGTCGTGGAGTACCGGCAAGGGTCCGATGGCGTCCCTCTATCTGATCGACGGGCATAA
- the polA gene encoding DNA polymerase I: MASLYLIDGHNVLYRTFFGVPRLTAPDGTPTNVVLGVARILLKILREESPDAVVAVFDSREPTPRHEIYPEYKANRLKTPEDLSVQIPVVDEMIDALGVRRLSVAGAEADDIIGTLSRRAEERGMDVVIVSSDKDMYQLVSPRVKVRDGLKEHTVGEAQVEEVFGVPPGKVPDLLALAGDPSDNVPGVPGIGEKTASELIRDFGSLDAVLAHPERLKGARREKIEKGADAARLALRLVTIDRDIPIREDWSGFAPRGIDATRAVPLFRRLGFRKLLEELGLGESTPPERSRDVPKGMAWKRASSVAAFLDALGPADIASAGLAYDGDRETVVGIAVEGEGVHLLSADASARAARALSARGATIYLHDGKALYRRDAGAGEDPRLFDTQVAGYLLEPEEGSPSFPKLRARFLPASLASEAGESPEGRAAERAATMLALGKVLEQRLAEAALLDVFRTIDMPLLPVLHRIEEKGIRIDPGIFAELSEGLARDISAIERKVAAAAGTDFNINSPKQLAFLLFEKLGLPPVKKTKTGYSTDVEVLERLKDLHEIPSLVLEYRTVAKIRSTYVDVLPGRIDPRDGRIHTTLSQTQAATGRLSSSDPNLQNIPIRTELGRRIRAGFVAEKGNLFVGADYSQVELRLLAHLSGDAELIRRFRQGDDIHTATAAAVFGVDPSAVSPELRRRAKVINFGILYGMSPFGLSRELGIGGKEAKTYIDQYFDRYPGVKEYIDGLKTSARKDGYVFTVMGRRRFLKDIDSRNKVLREAAERMAINTPIQGSAADLIKMAMIRVDREFRESGMEARLILQVHDELIVEAPEREAAGSERILKEAMEGVAKLSVPLTVSVSRGKNWGEIH; the protein is encoded by the coding sequence ATGGCGTCCCTCTATCTGATCGACGGGCATAACGTCCTCTATCGGACGTTCTTCGGCGTTCCCCGCCTGACGGCGCCGGACGGGACGCCAACCAACGTCGTCCTCGGCGTGGCCCGAATTCTCCTGAAGATCCTGCGGGAGGAGAGCCCCGACGCGGTCGTCGCCGTCTTCGACTCGCGGGAACCGACCCCGCGTCACGAGATCTACCCCGAATACAAGGCGAACCGCCTGAAGACCCCCGAGGATCTCTCCGTGCAGATCCCCGTGGTGGACGAGATGATCGACGCCCTCGGGGTGCGTCGCCTGTCGGTGGCCGGCGCCGAGGCGGACGACATCATCGGCACACTGTCGCGCCGCGCGGAGGAGCGGGGGATGGACGTCGTCATCGTCTCCTCCGACAAGGACATGTACCAGCTCGTCTCGCCGCGGGTGAAAGTGCGCGACGGGTTGAAGGAGCACACCGTGGGGGAGGCTCAGGTCGAGGAGGTTTTCGGCGTTCCCCCGGGGAAGGTGCCTGACCTTCTCGCGCTGGCGGGGGACCCGTCCGACAACGTCCCCGGCGTCCCCGGGATCGGGGAGAAGACGGCGTCCGAGTTGATCCGGGACTTCGGTTCCCTCGACGCCGTGCTCGCCCACCCCGAAAGATTGAAAGGCGCCCGGAGGGAGAAGATCGAGAAGGGCGCCGACGCCGCGCGTCTCGCCTTGCGCCTGGTCACCATCGACCGGGACATCCCGATCCGGGAGGATTGGTCCGGGTTCGCCCCTCGCGGAATCGACGCCACCCGGGCGGTCCCCCTTTTCCGGCGCCTCGGTTTCCGGAAGCTTCTCGAGGAACTCGGCCTCGGAGAGTCGACACCTCCGGAGAGAAGCCGGGACGTCCCGAAGGGGATGGCGTGGAAACGTGCGAGTTCCGTCGCAGCCTTCCTCGATGCGCTGGGCCCCGCCGATATCGCCTCGGCCGGGTTGGCGTACGATGGCGATCGGGAAACGGTGGTCGGGATCGCCGTCGAGGGGGAGGGTGTCCACCTTCTCTCCGCGGACGCTTCGGCGCGCGCCGCGCGGGCCCTCTCCGCCCGCGGCGCCACCATCTACCTCCATGACGGGAAGGCGCTCTACCGCCGGGACGCGGGGGCGGGGGAGGACCCTCGGCTCTTCGACACACAGGTGGCGGGGTACCTGCTGGAGCCCGAGGAGGGGTCCCCCTCCTTCCCGAAACTGCGCGCGCGCTTCCTCCCGGCGTCCCTCGCCTCGGAGGCAGGGGAGTCCCCGGAGGGACGGGCGGCCGAGCGGGCGGCCACGATGCTCGCCCTCGGGAAAGTGCTCGAGCAGCGGCTCGCGGAGGCGGCCTTGCTCGATGTTTTCCGGACGATCGACATGCCGCTCCTCCCTGTCCTTCACCGGATCGAGGAGAAAGGGATCCGCATCGATCCCGGGATCTTCGCGGAACTCTCCGAGGGGCTCGCCCGCGACATCTCCGCCATCGAGCGGAAGGTGGCGGCGGCCGCCGGGACCGATTTCAACATCAACTCCCCGAAGCAGCTCGCCTTCCTCCTCTTCGAAAAGCTGGGGCTTCCCCCCGTCAAGAAGACGAAGACGGGCTACTCCACCGACGTGGAGGTCCTGGAGCGCCTGAAAGACCTCCACGAGATCCCATCGCTGGTGCTGGAATACCGAACCGTCGCGAAGATCCGCTCCACCTACGTCGATGTCCTGCCGGGAAGGATCGACCCCCGGGATGGGCGGATCCATACGACGCTCTCCCAGACGCAGGCGGCCACCGGGCGGCTCTCCTCCTCCGATCCGAACTTGCAGAACATCCCGATCCGCACCGAGCTTGGCCGCCGGATCCGGGCGGGGTTCGTTGCGGAGAAGGGGAATCTGTTCGTCGGGGCGGACTACTCCCAGGTGGAGCTGCGCCTGCTCGCGCACCTGTCCGGGGACGCGGAGCTGATCCGCCGTTTCCGTCAGGGAGACGATATCCACACTGCGACGGCGGCCGCCGTCTTCGGTGTAGACCCGTCCGCCGTCAGCCCCGAGCTGCGGCGCCGCGCGAAGGTGATCAACTTCGGAATCCTCTACGGCATGAGCCCGTTCGGTCTGTCACGCGAACTGGGGATCGGCGGGAAGGAGGCGAAGACGTACATCGACCAGTATTTCGACCGGTATCCAGGCGTCAAGGAATACATTGATGGCTTGAAGACAAGTGCTCGGAAAGATGGATATGTTTTTACCGTTATGGGTCGCCGGCGCTTCCTCAAGGACATCGATTCCCGGAACAAGGTGCTGAGGGAGGCCGCGGAGCGGATGGCGATCAACACGCCGATTCAGGGGAGCGCCGCCGACCTGATCAAGATGGCGATGATACGGGTCGACCGGGAGTTCCGCGAGTCCGGGATGGAAGCGCGCTTGATCCTCCAGGTTCACGACGAGTTGATTGTCGAGGCGCCGGAGAGGGAAGCGGCCGGGTCCGAGCGGATCTTGAAGGAGGCGATGGAGGGGGTGGCGAAACTGTCGGTTCCCCTCACCGTCTCGGTAAGCCGGGGGAAGAACTGGGGGGAAATCCACTGA
- a CDS encoding sigma-70 family RNA polymerase sigma factor: MNEREMGGVPDDALIRTTLEGDDGAFAELVERYKGRAFAVAVGIVGNGDDALDVVQDSFIKAYYKLKEFRFGSNFYTWFYRLLVNQAIDRWRKSARSAEVPFDESWLSEDASPPDAFAYPKTPEDLVRDRELGEALQRALDDLPEYHRAVIVLREVDGMAYDEIAKVLGCSVGTVMSRLHYARAKLKESLKAHREG, from the coding sequence ATGAACGAGAGGGAGATGGGCGGTGTTCCCGACGACGCGCTGATACGGACGACCCTCGAGGGCGACGACGGAGCGTTCGCAGAGCTGGTGGAACGGTACAAAGGCAGGGCGTTCGCCGTGGCGGTCGGGATCGTTGGCAATGGGGATGATGCGCTCGACGTCGTCCAGGACTCCTTCATCAAGGCGTATTACAAGTTGAAGGAGTTCCGGTTCGGTTCGAACTTCTACACCTGGTTCTACCGCCTCCTCGTGAACCAGGCGATCGACCGGTGGCGGAAATCCGCGCGGTCGGCGGAGGTGCCCTTTGACGAGAGCTGGCTTTCCGAGGATGCCTCGCCGCCGGACGCTTTCGCGTACCCGAAGACCCCCGAGGACCTGGTCCGGGACCGTGAGCTGGGGGAGGCTCTCCAGCGTGCCCTCGACGATCTTCCGGAGTACCACCGGGCGGTGATCGTCCTCCGGGAGGTGGACGGGATGGCGTACGACGAGATCGCCAAGGTCCTCGGGTGTTCGGTCGGGACGGTGATGTCCCGGCTGCACTACGCGCGCGCCAAGCTGAAAGAGTCCCTGAAGGCGCACAGGGAAGGGTAG
- a CDS encoding anti-sigma factor family protein, with protein MDCRAALEKIELKADGLLSRGEAEGLAVHLAGCPACAAEDEAISATGTVLRALTGIRAKEKDPALDAMWTRVRAGIVENRETQRRPSRIARWAWMPAAAALAVLVLLFYPAKTDRSPFHPRTFDVAVEDVDSEDATVALVDKGEDLPRVIWIIEDAKT; from the coding sequence ATGGATTGCAGGGCTGCTCTGGAAAAGATCGAGTTGAAGGCCGACGGCCTCCTCTCGCGGGGGGAGGCGGAGGGGCTGGCCGTCCACCTGGCCGGGTGTCCCGCGTGCGCCGCGGAGGATGAGGCGATCTCCGCGACCGGAACCGTGCTGCGCGCCTTGACCGGGATACGGGCAAAGGAAAAGGATCCCGCTCTCGACGCGATGTGGACTCGGGTGCGCGCAGGGATCGTGGAAAACCGGGAGACGCAGCGGCGCCCCTCCCGGATCGCGCGGTGGGCGTGGATGCCGGCGGCCGCCGCCCTTGCGGTGTTGGTGCTCCTGTTCTACCCTGCTAAGACGGATCGATCGCCCTTTCATCCGAGGACGTTCGACGTCGCCGTCGAGGACGTGGACTCCGAGGACGCCACGGTGGCGCTCGTCGACAAGGGAGAGGACCTTCCGAGGGTGATCTGGATCATCGAAGATGCCAAGACCTGA